The following nucleotide sequence is from Gemella haemolysans ATCC 10379.
TTTCCATAAGACCAAGAGTAGCTTGCCCATTAGCAAGGAAATCATCGACTATAAGAACTTTATCATCTTTATTAATGAATTTCTCAGAAACTACTATAGTATTAGTTATATTTTTAGTATAGCTGTGAACTTCTGCAGTATACACATCATTATTTTTCAAAGTAGATGGCTTACTCTTTTTAGCAAATACCATCGGCACTTTAAATAAATTCGCAACCATAATCGCTGGTGCAATACCACTTGCCTCAATTGTCAAAATCTTTGTTATCTTCTCTTTTTTAAAATACTCGTAAAAAGATTCTGCCATTTTCATCATTAAA
It contains:
- a CDS encoding xanthine phosphoribosyltransferase is translated as MELLREMVITDGKVYDNNVLKVDSFLNHQIDAGLMMKMAESFYEYFKKEKITKILTIEASGIAPAIMVANLFKVPMVFAKKSKPSTLKNNDVYTAEVHSYTKNITNTIVVSEKFINKDDKVLIVDDFLANGQATLGLMEIVEKAGAKTVGVGILVEKSFQDGRKLLDERNVNVCSLCRIASLENNEVKFNISDDEK